A region of Candidatus Cloacimonadaceae bacterium DNA encodes the following proteins:
- a CDS encoding metallopeptidase TldD-related protein, which produces MNTRKMMPFALKALLDKGVAKVSLSFEQTDKDEYNVNFKELNLLRSTQSNALSFKAIRDAKHATATINQLDEASILEAIEGIMTSLESAEPDPANDISPMQEARVWQIGPIEPDTDRIISRLEEFIAAMKDRYPQVEFDARLTHINQFAYYLNSNGVDYEQQTGGYHFMTIFTAKEGRKMSSMNYTFYSRADLDSELMAVNMSESLIQQITEQTETQSIPENFSGDVIFAPFEGYYILSDLIASHLGDSGFLTKSTRFPDHLGQKIFSEKLTVRNCPNDESLCNRGGFTQDGFPSADAPIIEKGVLKHYPIGLYTANKTGMTRSTGPCGNLVIEAGDVPLEEMIRSVKRGILCMRISSGSPNANGDFSGVIKNSYYIENGEILYPISETMLSANIIDLFSHIEAVSTEQFNHGSFKAPFIRISQVNISRK; this is translated from the coding sequence ATGAACACCCGCAAGATGATGCCATTTGCTCTCAAAGCCCTGCTGGACAAGGGAGTCGCCAAGGTATCTCTCAGCTTTGAACAGACGGATAAGGATGAATATAACGTCAATTTCAAAGAACTGAACCTGCTCCGCAGCACTCAGAGTAATGCACTAAGTTTCAAGGCGATCCGTGACGCCAAACATGCCACCGCCACGATCAATCAACTGGACGAAGCCTCCATCCTCGAGGCAATCGAAGGGATCATGACCTCCCTAGAATCCGCAGAGCCGGATCCTGCCAACGACATTTCCCCGATGCAGGAAGCACGCGTCTGGCAGATCGGACCCATCGAACCGGATACGGACAGGATCATTTCCCGGCTTGAGGAATTCATCGCTGCGATGAAAGATCGTTATCCCCAGGTGGAATTTGACGCCCGCCTCACCCACATCAACCAATTCGCCTATTATCTGAATAGCAATGGTGTAGACTACGAACAGCAGACCGGCGGCTATCATTTCATGACCATCTTCACCGCCAAAGAAGGCCGCAAGATGTCCTCCATGAACTATACCTTCTATTCCCGGGCGGATCTGGACAGCGAACTGATGGCGGTCAACATGTCCGAGAGCTTGATCCAACAGATCACCGAGCAGACCGAAACCCAAAGCATCCCGGAAAACTTTAGCGGCGACGTCATCTTCGCTCCGTTTGAGGGCTATTATATCCTCTCAGACCTGATCGCATCCCACCTGGGTGATTCCGGATTCCTGACCAAAAGTACCCGTTTCCCGGATCATCTGGGCCAAAAGATCTTCAGCGAAAAGCTCACGGTGCGCAATTGCCCAAATGATGAATCGCTCTGCAACCGCGGAGGTTTCACCCAGGACGGCTTCCCTTCTGCTGATGCTCCGATTATTGAAAAAGGTGTGTTAAAACACTATCCCATAGGGCTCTATACCGCAAACAAAACTGGCATGACCCGCAGCACCGGACCCTGTGGAAACCTCGTCATCGAAGCCGGAGACGTCCCTCTGGAGGAGATGATCCGCAGCGTCAAACGCGGCATCCTCTGCATGCGAATCTCATCCGGCAGTCCAAACGCCAATGGCGATTTCTCCGGAGTGATCAAAAACAGCTATTACATCGAAAACGGCGAGATCCTCTATCCCATCAGCGAGACCATGCTCAGCGCCAATATCATCGATCTCTTCAGCCACATCGAAGCCGTCTCCACAGAACAATTTAACCACGGCAGCTTCAAAGCTCCCTTCATCAGGATCTCACAGGTAAATATCTCCAGGAAATAG